The following DNA comes from Nicotiana sylvestris chromosome 10, ASM39365v2, whole genome shotgun sequence.
TGTCTATTTTTCGTGGACGTTCGTTCATTTGCAGTGCAATTTTAGACAACTCAAGCTCTAatctaagttttttttttcaattttaatgaTGTGATGTTGGTGCCAAATTGCTTAATTTTGATTTGTTAGGTGTCTTGTTAATTAGGTAAATTGAATTGCGGTTGCTTCTCTGTGAATATTGTGATGTGATTGTATAATGTCTATTTTTCAGTGGTTATTTGTTCATTTGTAATACGATtccatgtgtttcaagttctaaTTGTAACTTCTAGtaatattttcagattttatgttATTGATCAACACTATTGTGCTTCCTTGCTTGTCTGTTAATTTTGGAGCAGTTTGTTATGTTTTTTTGGTAGTCAGGTGAATTTTTCATCAGTTCTCTGTGTGTCTCATGATCTCTAGTAGATTGCGTCTTGTTTGTCTTGATTGATAGATATTAACCTATACTGTAAAATGCTCATTGCATGTTTATGTGTGATAATTCtgagtttgtttggtattttggtaatcaggtgaaTCGAAATTGCGATTGCTTGTTTCTCTGGGTGTATTGTGATCCGTAGAAGATAGTGTTTCTGTTTCAGAGCCGAAATTCAGATTAAGGTTTCTTGTCGAGTTGAGTTGAAGTTGTTGATTTGAACGATAGAATGGATAGTAACAAGGATGAGGCTTTAAAATGCATTGGTATTGCGAAGGATGCAATTGCATCTGGCAATAAGCAGAGAGCGCTCAAGTTTATTAGAATTGCACGGCGCCTTAACAGTAATTTATCTGTAGAAGATCTTTTGTCTGCTTGTGAAAATCTGGAGTCGTCAACTGCTGGGTCCTCAAGTGAGGTTAGAAATGTTGAAAATGTGAATAATGTCACGAGTCGTGTCAAGTCTGATGATGTATCTGACGGGGAGAGGAACTATACAGAAGAACACGTGCAGTTGATTAGGCAAATTAAGACTAAGAAGGActattatgctattcttggtCTAGAGAAGGGTAGTTCAGTTGAGGAGATCCGGAAAGCATACAGAAAACTGTCATTGAAAGTTCATCCTGACAAAAATAAGGCTCCGGGCTCTGAAGAGGCGTTTAAGAAAGTCTCTAAGGCATTTAAGTGTTTGAGTGATGATGATTCGAGGAGGCAGTATGACCAGACTGGTTTGGCTGAGGAATTTGAGTATAATCAGCAGCATAATGTTAGACGCAGGAGGAGAACTGGGCACAGCTATTATGATGATGATTTTGATCCTGACGAGATTTTCAGGGCATTTTTTGGTCGTTCTGATATGTTTAGGACATCTCATGTTTACAGGACAAGAACAAATGCTGCTCCACAGAGAGAGGATTTAGGTTCCACTGGGCCTAACTTGCTTCTCCTCCTTCAGTTATTACCATTTTTGCTTATCATCTTACTTGCTTATCTTCCTTTCTCGGAGCCTGAGTATTCTTTGCAGAAGAACTACCAATATCAGTTTAGGAAGATTACAGAAGAACATGGAGTAGAATATTTTGTTAAATCGCCTGAATTTGATCAGAAATATCCTCTTGATAGTCCTGCTCGAGAAAACATTGAAGACCATGTTATCAGGGATTACAAAAATATGCTTGGTCGTTACTGTCATATAGAACTCCAAAGGCGACAATGGAACAGGAAGTACCCAACTCCTCACTGTGACAGGCTTCAAACGTTTGGAGTAGCATGAGGTTAGCTAAGTTATATTTCATTTCTTATGTAGTACTTTTCTGATGCAAAAACCTTTGCTGCTGTACTGAGTTTTAGTGACTTCACAAAATATGTGTTATTTCTGGGAAGCTTTATGTCATCATTAGGACCTAGAGAAGCTTTATGTCATCAATAGGACTAAGATAAGTTTATGTGTATGTCATCTAAAAGGAAGACATGTTGGAGGGATACTCTGGGAAGCTACAATTTTAGTCGTTCGTCTTTATCTTTCTATCCTGAATGCTTGAAATATATGAAACATTGAGGTTTTGATGTATTACTTAGTGTTTCTAAGGCTTGCCGTCTTGCTAAAGATGCATCTTTTGCAATTCTAGCACAAATGCTCAACAACCTTGTTTCCGACGCATCTCTGAATTATATCCGCAAGTATACATGAATATAAATAAAGGCCCTTCCTAATTTAACCTATTTCAGATTATTTTAGTGTGAAAATTAGCCAAAAATGGTGTGATTCCCTTATTTGAGATATTGTTGCAATCTAAGTTGCTCAGACTCTTTACTTTTGGTGCCGCACCCGTGTCGACACGACGTGGGTGTGGGATCCATACGGGATCTGATCAACCGATTTTAGGTACTTTGACCAAAATCAACGGAGAAATCTCGGGACAAATGCATTGATTTTTGAAATCAAAACAAATGTTATggtgaaattgaagaaaatggaaTACTTTGTATACGAAGTTTCTATTGTCATTTTCCTTTTTATCTCCTCGGATTCTCCTCTTGATTAAAATTTCTCCTTCTCGGAATACCTTATATGTTTTCCACATAATGTTTCATAATTTAGGCATATTTTTATTACTCTGTTTTTAGATATTTGAATTACTTTTAGCCGAATCCCCGCACCCATATCCGTACTTGGATTCGTATCCTGAATCTTAGAATTTAGATCATGAAGAATCCGACTTCTAGATCCGCACCCGTATCCGACACGTGCACCCGAGTTGAGCAACTTAGGTGGCAATTACTGTAATGCACATAGCTTGTTAAATTTTTTCCACTCTGAAGGTTTTCCCCAATACTTAGTAGCAACCTAGCAGCAGTTATCTGGATGGATAGAATTGTAGTTCAACTATTTTCCTGTGTAAATTGAAAGTCAAAGCATGATAGTAATTCATGTAAACATGTCTGGTATACACAAGATCTAATGCTCGAATTTTGTCGTAGACTGTCGTAATGTTGATGCTTTTTGCTCTTTTGATCTTCAAGGTCTGTTGATTTGATGGATGGAGCTTTCAGGTGCTAGTTGAGCATTTTTGTATACCCTGAAAAAAGAGGCTTGGCTTGGCAGATAATGCAAGTATTGAAGCTTCATTTCCGCAAGTTATGACCAGCCATCGTTCTCATCTTGCTATGGATGTCCATTCGCTTGACAACAGAGAAAGACTTGAGGCTGCTTCACACCTTATTTAAACTTTTCATTTAGCAGTATTGTTATTTTTGCAGTGGTTGGGTACTTCATCTATTAATAGCTTCCACAACCTGCTAACACAGCTGGTAGTCATAGGAAAGTGAAGGAATGCAATATATAATGAAATAAGCCTGGAAAGTTTTCCGGGGCTTGGATTACCTTGCTTCTGGAGAGAAACCTTGTTATTTTATATACTCGCTACTCATGCATATCCAGGTTGTTAAACTGTATGATGAGCGAAATACATGCAAAGCTTTCCTGGAGCTTGATTTATTTAGTTGTTGTAGAAGCTAGCCAATGCCCCTCCTTGTTTGTGTTCAAAAATATGAACTTTATTACCCAAATAAGAGTGTAGGAATCATGCGCCTTGCCATTTATGAGGAAGATTATGACCTGGTATTAGCTCTGTAACGGACCTAATTGATATTGTTGAAACTCATGCTGTACTGGATGTGTTTCTAATTGTTCCTAAATTATTCAGAGTCAGACAAAGGTTTTGGTCACAAGACCATGGAGCATGTTGAAGGCAACTTTAACTGCTTGCGGTCTGCAGAAATATCAAAGTTTAGCTTCTAGCTCGAGGTATGTGCTGAAAGATCATTGAATCTGTACAATATCTTAGGTACTATGAGCCTCGGAAAAGTGCGAGTACGCATATACGTGCTTGTGTATATTCGGTAAAACCACCTGGCTACAACCTTGAAATCTAGGTGGGATATTATATTGGATTCAAATGAACAACACTTTTAAAAGTTGAGTTTGCCTCCTAATTCTAAATGAGAGGTTTCCAGACGTTTACTGTTCCAAGCAGTGCAATGAAACACTAGACGCAAGGCTTTAGATGGAATGAATCTTGCTTCTCACCAAGTGAAGGGTTTACCCTCTAAAAGATGGGGAAATTGTCTGAGGTTTCCAGACGTCAGGTAAAAAATAGAGAATATTCTCCAGTATATCTCAGTTTTTTTGCTTAGATCTAGGCTAGAATATCGAAGTTCTTTTCCCCCCTTTTTGTCCTTGTGTTTACTTAAGTGGGAATTTGAAACTTCGAATATTTTTCTTAGAAGTTGATGAACTACATGCACGATTGGAAT
Coding sequences within:
- the LOC104220143 gene encoding chaperone protein dnaJ 49 — translated: MDSNKDEALKCIGIAKDAIASGNKQRALKFIRIARRLNSNLSVEDLLSACENLESSTAGSSSEVRNVENVNNVTSRVKSDDVSDGERNYTEEHVQLIRQIKTKKDYYAILGLEKGSSVEEIRKAYRKLSLKVHPDKNKAPGSEEAFKKVSKAFKCLSDDDSRRQYDQTGLAEEFEYNQQHNVRRRRRTGHSYYDDDFDPDEIFRAFFGRSDMFRTSHVYRTRTNAAPQREDLGSTGPNLLLLLQLLPFLLIILLAYLPFSEPEYSLQKNYQYQFRKITEEHGVEYFVKSPEFDQKYPLDSPARENIEDHVIRDYKNMLGRYCHIELQRRQWNRKYPTPHCDRLQTFGVA